A window of Longimicrobium sp. genomic DNA:
GACCCGAATCCCAGCGCCAGCGCGTGCAGCGCCAGCCCCACCGTCATCGCCGCCGCGCCGGCCAGCAGCATTCGGCGCCGCCCCACCCGGTCCGAAACGGGCCCCGCGACCACCGCCACCAGGGCGACGGCCACGGAGTACCCGGTGCTGATCCACGCCACGCGCCCCTCGGAGATGCGGAGCTGCTCCGCCACGCGGGGAAGGATCGGCGCCAGGATCATCGTCTGCGTGGTGACGGAGAAGACGAGGAGCCAGAGCGCCGCCAGCGTGGCCCAGGCCGGGGGGCGGCGGGCGGGAGCCGTCACCCGTTGGCGGCGCCGCCCAGGTGCTGCTCCAGCGCGTCCGCCCGGATCTCCATGCGCGACTCGTGGAAGACCGGCTTCCCCTGCCGCAGCAGGATCACCTGCGGCGACTCGTGCGTGATCCCGGTGCGCTCCTCGATGCTGTCGCTGAGGTCGCGGCTGGCGTGGATGTCGATGATGTTGATGGGCGCCTCGGGGTGGCGCTGCTCGAAGTCCGTCATCTGCTCGTGCGCCATCGCGCTGATGGGGCAGGTGGTGTTGTGCTTGAAGAGGATCGCCTCGTCGGCGCCGAAGAGCTGCTCCAGCGCCTGGCTGTCGGTCACGTCCCGCATGATGCCTCCCTTGGGTGCGATGTTGCCGCTCGGATCGCGCGGCGGGCCGCCACCCCCGCGCAAAGGCCGGGCCTGCGGCGTGGGCCCCACCCCCAGCGTCGCTCCGCGACGCATCCCCCTCCCCCCAAAACTGCCGGGGGGAGGGGGCATGCTGGATCTCTGCATTCTGCCCAGATCTCGTAGGGGTGCGATTCATCGCGCCCGCGGCCGGCGTCACACCGTGGCCCGTTGACGGGATTGCCTCTGTAAGCACCACATGCATACAGTTGTGGTGACTGTCGGCGAGCGCGAACTGAAGGAGGGAGACATGGACCATGAGGATACCATGCTGGTAAAACGGCGCCTCCCTGACAGGCGGCGCGGCGAGACGAACTGGGCGCGCGTGGATGCGCTCACCGATCAGGAGATCGAGGCGGCGGTCGCGGATGATCCCGATGCCCCGCCGCTCCTGGACGAGGAGTTCTGGGCGAGCGCCGAGTTGGTCGTCCCGGCGGGAAGGTAGCAAGCGGAATCGCCCACGCCGGGGCCGCCAACGGAACGCTCATCTGGGCCATGGACCTCCCGGAATCGTGGACGGGTATCCCCTGCCGCACGTGACTGAAATTGCGGTCGCGTAGAAGCGGGGCCGTCGGCTCCGTCCACTCCTTCCCGGGGGCAACATGAGGCTTGCGACGTTGGTGATGATCGGTGCGGTGGCGGCACTCACGGCCGGTTCCGCATCCGCACAGGCTGCGACGGACCAGTCCAGCACGCGCGGGCTGGGCGTGGGCGTGAGCTTCAACGCGAGCGCGGTGGGCGTCGGAGCGCCGAGGGAGGCGAACACGGGGAGCGGAGTCGGTGTGGCCGTAGGATACGGGGTCAACGAGCACCTCAGCTTCTTCGCCCGTACCAACTACGCCTACCGCTCGTCGCACCTGGATGCGGGTGTGCGCTACAGCTTCGGCGGTCCGCGCGCGGCGCTGCGCCCGTACGCGGAGCTGGCGGCGACCCGCGCCGGTACCACGCCGGCCGAGGGGTTCCGCTCGACCGGGTACGGAGCGACCGCCGGGGTCGGGGTGGAGTACTTCGTCAGCCGCAAGCTCGCGCTGGACGTAGGCGTCGTCCATTCGGAGGGGCGGTTCACCAGCCGGGAATTCGCCGGCGAGCCGGTCGACGGCACGTTCCGCTTCACCTCATCGCGCCTGAACATCGGGCTGAAGTGGCACCCGTAGAGCGCTGACGGGGAACGAACATCGAGAGGGTGCTCACACGGCCGGGTGAGCACCCTCTTCGCTTTTCTCATTCGCAAGCACCACCAGGAGCACGCCGGCCAGCACGACCGCCGCGAACAGGTACCCGGCCGCGCCCAGCCGCTCCCCCCACACCAGGTACGCGGCGATGGCGGCGACGACGGGCTCGGTGGTGGCGACGGTGGCGGCGCGCGTCGCCTCGATGCGGCGAAGGCCGGCGCTGTACAGGAGGTACGAGCCGTAGGTGGGCACCACGGCCAGGAACACGAGGACCGCCCACGTGGCCGCGGCCTTGTCGGGATGGAAGCGGAAGAACGGAAGGAGCCCCGCGGCGCCCAGCGGCAGTGCGTAAAGGAAGAGCGTGGGCGTGGGATAGCGCGGAAAGTAGCGCTTCCCGAAGACGTAGTGCGTCGCGTATGCCCACCCTGAGACCAGCCCCCAGAAGATCGCGCCCGCCCCTACCCGCACCTCCCCGCCCGCCGCGCGCGCCAGCCCCGCCACCCCCACCAGCGTGAGCGCGAGGGCGAGCACCTTGCGCCCGCCGAGCGTCTCCCATCCCAGCAGCCAGGCGAGGAGCGCCACCCACACGGGCGCCGTGTACAGGAGCACCGCCGCCAGCGACGCGCCACCCAGCCGCACCGCCTGCATGTACGACGCGAAAAAGAGCGCGATCCCAACCAGCCCGAACGCGAACACCGCGGGCACGTCGCGCCGCTCGACTCTGACGCGACGCAGCGCCGCCGCGTGCGCGCCAAAGAGCACCGCCGCGATCGCCGCGCGCCAGAACGCGATCTCCAGCGGGTCGATTCCGTCGCGCAGCGCGAACCTGGAGGCGGGGCCGAGCAGTCCCCAAAGCACCGCCGCGCAGACGACGTAGATGTATCCCATCATCCCGGTGGCGCAGTCAACGGCATTGCCTCACGCGGAGACGCGGAGACACGGAGGAGGAGAAAATGGAGGCTCGTATTTCTCTCTCTGCGTCTCCGCGCCTCCGCGTGAGACCCAAGGAAAGTCAGATCGACTCCACCGAAACCCGCTGCCACGCGCTCCAGCGGCCACCTGCCTCCAAGCGCACGGGCACGGCGACGCTCCCCGCCTCCACGCACAGCATCTGGAGGTACTCGTCATCGGCCATGTCGTCCAGCTTCGCGGCGCCCTCGATCCACGGGTTCCACACGACGGCGTCGGCGAAGCCCCCCTTCTCCAGCACCAGCATCCGCCCGCCGGCGCCATCGCGGATGCGGAGGAGGTCGGGGGCGTCGCGGTAGACACGGTCGAGCGGGGCGTGCACGGTGAGCTCGTCTTCGTCCTGCGCACGGTCGCGGTCCAGCTCCTTGTCGTGGAAGGAGATGCCTTTGAGGCCGAGCACCGCCGCCTCACGCACGTCCGCCACGCGGAAGTAGCTGTGCAGCGCCGCCGTGAACTCGATCTCCTCGTCGCCGCGGTTGAAGACGTCCAGCCGCAGCTCCAGTCCGCGCTCGTCCAGCACGACGGCGAGCGAGGCCAGAAAGGTGTGCGGCCAGAGGTTGAGCGTTTCCGGCGAATCGGTAAGGACGAAGGTGGCGCGCGCCACCCCTTCCGCGCCGGCGGCCTCGGGGAGCGCCCATTCCGCCACCCGCGCGAAGCCGTGCTTGGGAAGCGGCCCCTGCTCCGCGAACTGCGGGAAGATGACGGGGACGCCGCCGCGGATTGCGCTGGCCGCATCGAAGCGCGCGCGGCGGCTCACGAAGAAGACCTCCTCGCCTCCCGCCGGCACGTACGAGGTGAGGTGCGCCCCGTGCGCGTACGCCTCGGCGCGGGCGCCGGAGGGGTGCGTTAGGATCACGCGCGGCAGGTCGTTCTCGCCCGCCTCGACGGCGGCGGATGGGTCGGTCATGCGGGGTCTGGCGTGGATGGTTGCCGTTTCATGCGACTGCGCGTCCGCAACATCGCTGTCGCGGACGCGCGAGCCTGCTCGATCAGCCGCCGTTCACCGCGAGGGGGACGGCGGGGTTCCCGATCCACCCGCCGTTCCCCCGCTGGGCGGCGATGGCGGGGGAGGCGGCGGCGCGGGCGGCAGCACGATGGTGTCGCGCGGCGGCGTGGGCGTCGGCGCTGGGGGTTGCGGCTGCGGTTGCGGCTGCTGCGGCACCGGTTGGGGCGCCGGCGGCTGCGGCTGGGGCTGCGGCTGCTGCGGTACCGGCTGCGGCTGCGGCGGCTGGGGTTGCGGCTGCTGCGGCTGCGGTCGCGGCTGCTGGGGGACGGGCCGGCGCGGCGCCTGTCGCTGCGGCGGCAGGTTGGGGCGCGGACGCTGCACCGGCTGGCGCTGAACGGGCTGCGCCGGAGCCGGGCGCGGCACCACCTGCCCCGGCTGCGGTGCCGGAGCGCTGGGCTGGGGCGCCGGCTGCGTGATTACCGGAGCATTGCCGCCGTCATCGGGGTTAGACGGCTCCGCCGGCACCTGCACCGGCTCGCCGCCGCCCGGATCTTCCACCGGCTGCGTGGGGCCCGGATCGACCGGGAGCGGCTCGTCGGCCGGATCGTCCTCGGGCTCGCCGCCGCTCGTTCTCACGGAGTCCGCCGGAACGCCCGGCGACCGGTCCACGTCGCCGCCGCCCCGGTTCATCGCCCACAGCCCCGCCACCAAACCGAGGAGGAGGATCGGCAGCACCAGCATCCACGCCGGGCGTTTGCGGCGCGGCGGGGGCGGGGTGGGGTTTTCGCGCAGCGGCGGCGGCGGTGCGGCGGGCGGCGGCGCGTGCTGCACCGGCACCGCGGCCGCCACCGGCACGACGACGGGCGTGGGCGCGATCACCGTCCGCTCGTCGTCGTCGTCCATGATGGGCGGCAGGGAGGTGGCGATCAGCGTGCCGCTGTCCTCCTCGTTCTCGGCTGCATCCAGCGCCGCCGCGAACTCCCCCGCGTCCGTGAAGCGGGCCCCCGGCTCCGGGAGCATGGCGCGCTCGATCACCGCCGCCAGCTCGGGCGACACCTGCGGGTTCAGCTCGCGGATCGGCTGCAGCGACGACGGCGAGCCGGAATCGCGATCCGCGCCGAAGGGCTTCTTCCCGGTGAGGAGCTGGTAGCCCACCACCCCCAGCGCGTACACGTCGGTCGCGGGGGTCAGCGTCAGGTCGCCGCGCAGCTGCTCCGGCGACGCGTAC
This region includes:
- the ytxJ gene encoding bacillithiol system redox-active protein YtxJ, whose product is MRDVTDSQALEQLFGADEAILFKHNTTCPISAMAHEQMTDFEQRHPEAPINIIDIHASRDLSDSIEERTGITHESPQVILLRQGKPVFHESRMEIRADALEQHLGGAANG
- a CDS encoding outer membrane beta-barrel protein, whose product is MRLATLVMIGAVAALTAGSASAQAATDQSSTRGLGVGVSFNASAVGVGAPREANTGSGVGVAVGYGVNEHLSFFARTNYAYRSSHLDAGVRYSFGGPRAALRPYAELAATRAGTTPAEGFRSTGYGATAGVGVEYFVSRKLALDVGVVHSEGRFTSREFAGEPVDGTFRFTSSRLNIGLKWHP
- a CDS encoding EamA family transporter translates to MMGYIYVVCAAVLWGLLGPASRFALRDGIDPLEIAFWRAAIAAVLFGAHAAALRRVRVERRDVPAVFAFGLVGIALFFASYMQAVRLGGASLAAVLLYTAPVWVALLAWLLGWETLGGRKVLALALTLVGVAGLARAAGGEVRVGAGAIFWGLVSGWAYATHYVFGKRYFPRYPTPTLFLYALPLGAAGLLPFFRFHPDKAAATWAVLVFLAVVPTYGSYLLYSAGLRRIEATRAATVATTEPVVAAIAAYLVWGERLGAAGYLFAAVVLAGVLLVVLANEKSEEGAHPAV
- a CDS encoding D-hexose-6-phosphate mutarotase, with the protein product MTDPSAAVEAGENDLPRVILTHPSGARAEAYAHGAHLTSYVPAGGEEVFFVSRRARFDAASAIRGGVPVIFPQFAEQGPLPKHGFARVAEWALPEAAGAEGVARATFVLTDSPETLNLWPHTFLASLAVVLDERGLELRLDVFNRGDEEIEFTAALHSYFRVADVREAAVLGLKGISFHDKELDRDRAQDEDELTVHAPLDRVYRDAPDLLRIRDGAGGRMLVLEKGGFADAVVWNPWIEGAAKLDDMADDEYLQMLCVEAGSVAVPVRLEAGGRWSAWQRVSVESI
- a CDS encoding serine/threonine-protein kinase; the protein is MSSGFEELLTGRTLVKRYTIREVIGRGGFAVVYCADDLRLGRPTAVKVLSIPAPTPELREHMRARFEREARAAAALPHHPNVVPVYDFGTDPDTGIDFIVMELLRGENVAAYLAREGRPPLPLALRILRDGAEGIAVGHRAGLIHRDIKPANLFLAEAQGDQPFRVCVLDFGIARLTADDDDGSMTRTRGAAPLSPAYASPEQLRGDLTLTPATDVYALGVVGYQLLTGKKPFGADRDSGSPSSLQPIRELNPQVSPELAAVIERAMLPEPGARFTDAGEFAAALDAAENEEDSGTLIATSLPPIMDDDDERTVIAPTPVVVPVAAAVPVQHAPPPAAPPPPLRENPTPPPPRRKRPAWMLVLPILLLGLVAGLWAMNRGGGDVDRSPGVPADSVRTSGGEPEDDPADEPLPVDPGPTQPVEDPGGGEPVQVPAEPSNPDDGGNAPVITQPAPQPSAPAPQPGQVVPRPAPAQPVQRQPVQRPRPNLPPQRQAPRRPVPQQPRPQPQQPQPQPPQPQPVPQQPQPQPQPPAPQPVPQQPQPQPQPPAPTPTPPRDTIVLPPAPPPPPPSPPSGGTAGGSGTPPSPSR